A stretch of the Denticeps clupeoides chromosome 6, fDenClu1.1, whole genome shotgun sequence genome encodes the following:
- the LOC114793000 gene encoding uncharacterized protein C11orf87 homolog → MSSGTGETLALSVPRCGSPGAADTNSTCLNPVGHLQLLSATFALGLVGVLITGIIFVSLVTFHFHRFKMKRRKMERAEEEYEKDNSPAPAKGKTTPAPFIIVRPVKSPENSSGLESKDDNVHCAVLDTAAVP, encoded by the coding sequence ATGAGTTCCGGGACGGGCGAGACTCTGGCACTCTCCGTACCCCGGTGTGGATCCCCGGGGGCAGCTGACACCAACTCCACATGCCTGAACCCGGTCGGCCACCTACAGCTCCTCTCGGCCACCTTTGCCCTGGGTCTGGTGGGAGTCCTGATCACCGGGATCATTTTCGTCTCCCTGGTGACCTTCCACTTCCACAGGTTCAAGATGAAGCGCAGGAAGATGGAGAGGGCAGAGGAGGAGTACGAGAAGGACAACAGCCCTGCTCCGGCCAAAGGGAAGACCACTCCTGCGCCATTCATCATAGTGCGTCCTGTTAAAAGTCCGGAGAACTCATCGGGACTCGAGTCCAAGGATGATAATGTCCACTGTGCGGTGCTGGACACTGCTGCTGTGCCTTAA
- the LOC114792655 gene encoding thread biopolymer filament subunit alpha, which produces MTEKRHRISGGAVRFGATYGGNQLFAAGGRSSAGGGLGLARSGGFAASIGSRGLRMGAGSGLGGGLGGGLGAGFGAGLGAGLGAGLGAGVGGGFGAGYGAGLGLGLGAGGGLGLGLGGSGLSLGSAGARLASFRTGVAPLRARLGGRVFKIGGYGFNPSFIGSTTTVDSGVSPVPTVNPSLPSVDIVQVTRLREKEELQTLNDKFASFIDKVRVLEQQNAVLKAKISMFSNPAQGGPASTSILLTSAIGSYKGQIDHLTSTKEAILAEIEHYKGIIVDVQARYDDEVSQTKSLEIDWTNLKEEMDNLYLSIFELQTSIGGLEDQIALSNQVYDAKVKEVRNIVSGSSKSAVSISVDNSAQANDLTSALAEVKVHYEALAQRSKQDALLSVQDNLSVMSITSQPNTMSLGSAKEELRVYKLEIDSLQREIERLKTLNIQMESQVEEAESNSSSHTDTYQDQVLSLKSQLDDLRKQITQYGQNYQELLASKMSLEVEITAYKKLLDGEENRLKSGGGVSVIMSKTVGGGAGAASGAGGAGFAMAAGGGGLGGGGLGGGLGLGGGLGLGGGLGGGLGGGLGLGGGLGGGLGGGFGLGGGLGGGLGVGLGGGAGSFGGSFMSSSLNSSALSSTVY; this is translated from the exons ATGACCGAGAAACGGCACCGAATCAGTGGGGGGGCAGTCCGCTTTGGAGCCACCTATGGAGGCAACCAGCTGTTTGCTGCAGGTGGCAGGTCCAGCGCTGGTGGTGGTTTGGGTTTGGCTCGATCAGGGGGATTCGCAGCTTCCATAGGTTCGAGAGGGCTCAGGATGGGAGCTGGTTCAGGTCTGGGTGGTGGTCTGGGTGGAGGTTTGGGTGCTGGTTTTGGGGCTGGTCTGGGTGCTGGTCTGGGTGCTGGTCTGGGTGCTGGAGTGGGAGGTGGATTCGGGGCTGGATATGGTGCCGGATTAGGCCTTGGCCTTGGAGCTGGAGGTGGACTTGGACTGGGCTTGGGTGGAAGTGGCCTTAGTTTGGGGTCAGCAGGTGCCCGACTGGCCAGTTTCAGAACAGGCGTAGCCCCACTGAGGGCCCGTCTGGGCGGCCGGGTATTTAAGATTGGCGGCTATGGCTTCAACCCCTCTTTCATTGGGTCTACCACCACCGTGGACTCAGGAGTCAGTCCAGTCCCCACCGTCAACCCCTCACTGCCCTCAGTGGACATTGTTCAGGTCACACGactgagggagaaagaggagctGCAGACCCTCAATGACAAATTTGCCAGTTTCATTGATAAG GTGCGCGTTCTGGAGCAGCAAAATGCTGTCCTGAAGGCCAAGATTTCCATGTTCTCAAACCCTGCCCAAGGAGGACCAGCCAGCACATCCATTTTACTAACCTCTGCTATTGGATCATACAAGGGCCAGATAGACCATCTGACAAGCACCAAGGAGGCCATTCTTGCAGAGATAGAGCATTACAAAGGCATCATCGTCGATGTCCAGGCCAG GTATGATGACGAGGTATCCCAGACCAAAAGCTTGGAAATAGACTGGACCAACCTGAAAGAG GAAATGGACAACCTCTATCTGTCCATCTTTGAGCTCCAAACTAGCATCGGAGGCCTGGAGGATCAGATTGCCCTGTCCAATCAAGTGTACGATGCT AAAGTGAAGGAGGTGAGGAACATCGTGAGTGGCAGTTCGAAGTCGGCGGTGTCCATCTCTGTGGATAACTCCGCCCAGGCAAATGACCTGACCTCAGCTCTTGCTGAAGTGAAGGTGCACTACGAAGCCCTGGCTCAGCGCAGCAAACAGGACGCACTCCTCTCTGTTCAGGACAAC CTCTCAGTGATGTCCATCACATCCCAGCCCAATACCATGTCACTCGGTTCAGCCAAGGAGGAACTGCGAGTGTACAAACTGGAGATAGACTCACTGCAGAGAGAGATTGAAAGGCTCAAGACATTG AACATCCAGATGGAGTCTCAGGTGGAAGAGGCAGAGTCGAACTCCAGCTCCCATACAGACACCTATCAGGATCAGGTGCTCAGCCTGAAATCACAGCTGGACGACCTCAGAAAG CAAATCACTCAGTATGGCCAGAATTACCAAGAACTGCTTGCCAGCAAAATGTCCCTGGAAGTTGAAATCACTGCATACAAGAAGCTCCTGGATGGTGAGGAGAACAG GCTGAAGTCAGGAGGTGGAGTGAGTGTGATAATGTCGAAAACTGTTGGAGGAGGTGCCGGAGCAGCATCTGGGGCTGGAGGAGCTGGCTTTGCAATGGCTGCAGGGGGTGGAGGTCTGGGCGGCGGTGGTCTTGGTGGTGGCTTAGGCCTTGGAGGAGGACTCGGCCTAGGAGGAGGACTTGGGGGCGGCCTTGGAGGAGGTCTCGGCCTGGGAGGAGGGCTTGGGGGTGGCCTGGGAGGAGGATTCGGCCTGGGAGGAGGACTTGGAGGTGGACTTGGAGTTGGATTGGGAGGAGGAGCTGGATCTTTTGGAGGCAGCTTCATGTCCTCCTCTCTGAACAGCAGCGCAT tGTCCTCCACTGTGTACTGA